A stretch of DNA from Desulfomonile tiedjei:
ATGATAACCTTTTGAAACACAAGGTATCTTTCGATGAAGGCAAAACAATTTTCAATGACCCATTTTTACTTACCTATTCAGACATTGATAATTCCGAAATGGAGGGGCGCTATATCAACATCGGTGTGTCCGCCAAGGACCGGATTCTCGTTTTGATTCATACAGAGAGACGGGGTAAGATACGGATCATCAGTTGCCGCAAGGCAACAGCGCGTGAAAGGAGATATTATGAAGAAGGTTAAGGTCGAAAAGTCGGAGACCGTGAAAGATATGAAACCGGAATATGACTTTTCCACAATGAAGGGTGGAGTCCGGGGCAAGTACTACAAGGCGTACCGTTCGGGCCATAAAGTTGTTGTTCACAAAGAAGACGGCACCGACTCGCTTCAATACTTCAAGCTTGAAGAGGGCGCGGTCATGCTGGAACCGGACGTGAAAAAATATTTTCCAACTTCCGACTCGGTCAATAAGGCGCTTAGGTCGCTGATTGAGATCCTTCCGCTTAAAAAGAGCGCGATCGGTCGTCGGAAATGATGATATACAAGTGAAGAGCATGGGGTCAAAGGAACACTTCTTGTCCGAAAATCGCAGTCAACTGAGGGTTTATAAGGTAAATTCA
This window harbors:
- a CDS encoding BrnT family toxin produces the protein MKLTFEWDEVKANDNLLKHKVSFDEGKTIFNDPFLLTYSDIDNSEMEGRYINIGVSAKDRILVLIHTERRGKIRIISCRKATARERRYYEEG